Proteins from one Longimicrobium sp. genomic window:
- the murB gene encoding UDP-N-acetylmuramate dehydrogenase has translation MQANTIGLPIDELAARLDPARLERGVVLAPYTTFKIGGPADLLYRARTPDELAGAVLAARELEIPFFLLGLGANILVGDGGFRGLVIRNEVEEIEFLDDVRVRAGSGAKTYPDLIQATVGRGLGGLHHYVGIPSTVGGAIWQNLHFLSPPPERERTMFIEEVVESARILTEEGEVREVGHDYFQFGYDFSVLHVRRDIVLDVTFRLEPADEHELRSVIRENLQWRDDRHPDLWLYPSAGSIFQKLEGIGAGRLVDQCGLKGHVHESGRAGIFHRHANIIVNYGGATARDIRELIELAQTTVRRELGHELKPEIGFIGEF, from the coding sequence ATGCAGGCGAACACGATCGGCCTTCCCATCGACGAGCTGGCGGCGCGGCTCGACCCCGCGCGGCTGGAGCGCGGCGTCGTCCTCGCGCCGTACACCACGTTCAAGATCGGCGGCCCGGCGGACCTGCTCTACCGCGCCCGCACGCCGGACGAGCTGGCCGGCGCGGTGCTGGCCGCGCGCGAGCTGGAGATCCCGTTCTTCCTCCTGGGCCTGGGCGCCAACATCCTGGTCGGCGACGGCGGCTTCCGCGGGCTGGTGATCCGCAACGAGGTGGAGGAGATCGAGTTCCTGGACGACGTGCGGGTGCGCGCCGGGTCGGGCGCGAAGACGTATCCCGACCTGATCCAGGCCACCGTCGGGCGCGGGCTGGGCGGGCTGCACCACTACGTGGGCATCCCCAGCACGGTGGGCGGGGCGATCTGGCAGAACCTGCACTTCCTGTCGCCGCCGCCCGAGCGCGAGCGGACGATGTTCATCGAGGAGGTGGTGGAGAGCGCGCGCATCCTGACCGAGGAGGGCGAGGTGCGCGAGGTGGGGCACGACTACTTCCAGTTCGGCTACGACTTCAGCGTGCTGCACGTGCGCCGCGACATCGTTCTCGACGTCACCTTCCGCCTGGAGCCGGCGGACGAGCACGAACTGCGCTCCGTGATCCGCGAGAACCTGCAGTGGCGCGACGACCGCCACCCGGACCTGTGGCTGTACCCCAGCGCCGGCTCCATCTTCCAGAAGCTCGAGGGCATCGGCGCCGGCCGGCTGGTCGACCAGTGCGGCCTGAAGGGCCACGTCCACGAAAGCGGCCGCGCCGGCATCTTCCATCGCCACGCCAACATCATCGTCAACTACGGCGGCGCGACCGCTCGCGATATCCGCGAGCTCATCGAGCTAGCCCAGACGACGGTCAGGCGCGAACTCGGCCACGAGCTGAAGCCCGAGATCGGGTTCATCGGCGAGTTCTGA
- a CDS encoding TIGR04282 family arsenosugar biosynthesis glycosyltransferase, protein MRAPVAGRVKTRLAAEIGADAALRVYRRLAQHAAAEARALGPVVAVRIHFTPADEGNEVRAWLGGGAEYLPQAEGDLGERMQAAFEAAFAAGFRRVVIIGSDLPGLSRSVLQRAFEEMDTHDAVLGPARDGGYYLLGMLEMIGGIFDGVPWSTPRVLDATLARLRDAGASVAMLETLADVDEAADLPAGWREWAAGAEAASA, encoded by the coding sequence GTGCGGGCGCCGGTGGCGGGGCGGGTGAAGACGCGGCTCGCGGCCGAGATCGGCGCGGACGCGGCGCTGCGCGTGTACCGGCGCCTGGCGCAGCACGCGGCGGCGGAGGCGCGGGCGCTCGGGCCGGTGGTGGCGGTGCGCATCCACTTCACCCCGGCGGACGAGGGGAATGAGGTGCGCGCGTGGCTCGGCGGCGGGGCGGAGTATCTCCCGCAGGCCGAGGGAGATCTGGGCGAGCGGATGCAGGCGGCGTTCGAGGCGGCGTTCGCGGCCGGGTTCCGGCGCGTCGTCATCATCGGCTCCGACCTCCCCGGCCTCTCCCGCTCCGTCCTGCAGAGGGCGTTCGAGGAGATGGATACGCACGACGCCGTGCTGGGGCCCGCCCGCGACGGCGGCTACTACCTTCTGGGGATGCTCGAGATGATCGGCGGGATCTTCGACGGGGTGCCGTGGAGCACGCCGCGGGTGCTGGACGCGACGCTCGCCCGTCTCCGGGACGCAGGCGCGTCCGTGGCGATGCTGGAGACGCTGGCGGACGTCGACGAGGCCGCCGACCTCCCGGCCGGGTGGCGCGAATGGGCCGCCGGCGCGGAGGCCGCTTCCGCATGA
- the pnuC gene encoding nicotinamide riboside transporter PnuC gives MSFVDFLKAAAGSGPLEWIAVVFGIVSVYLSVREKIWSWPTAIVSVSLYIYVFFGVRLYADMGLQVYFLAISFYGWWNWLYGGANHTELHVTRISTRSAVMLTGIGIIATAALSHVLGTYTQAAIPWADSALAVASLIAQYLMTRKVLENWAIWVAVDVGSIAMYVYKGLYPTTFLYAVYLVLATMGWFEWKRSLKAAPAPVAA, from the coding sequence ATGAGCTTCGTCGATTTCCTGAAGGCCGCGGCGGGGAGCGGGCCGCTGGAGTGGATCGCGGTCGTGTTCGGGATCGTGAGCGTCTACCTCAGCGTCCGCGAGAAGATCTGGAGCTGGCCCACGGCCATCGTCAGCGTCAGCCTCTACATCTACGTGTTCTTCGGCGTCAGGCTGTACGCCGACATGGGGCTGCAGGTCTACTTCCTCGCCATCTCCTTCTACGGGTGGTGGAACTGGCTGTACGGTGGCGCCAACCACACGGAGCTGCACGTCACCCGCATCTCCACGCGCTCCGCGGTGATGCTGACCGGGATCGGCATCATCGCGACCGCCGCGCTCTCGCACGTGCTGGGGACGTACACCCAGGCCGCGATCCCGTGGGCCGATTCGGCCCTGGCCGTCGCCAGCCTGATCGCGCAGTACCTGATGACGCGCAAGGTGCTGGAGAACTGGGCGATCTGGGTGGCCGTGGACGTGGGCTCCATCGCCATGTACGTCTACAAGGGCCTGTACCCGACGACCTTTCTCTACGCCGTCTACCTGGTGCTGGCGACGATGGGGTGGTTCGAGTGGAAGCGCTCGCTCAAGGCCGCGCCCGCACCCGTGGCGGCATAG
- a CDS encoding prolyl oligopeptidase family serine peptidase — MTPSRSLGAALAALAVAATASAQTAAPARTAPAFELTVASIMRGPLLVGRSPDEVRWSADSRAVWYRWREPEARDTATHLYRVAAEGGAPVAVADTAAFWAAPAETGRWTAARTRRAEERSGDIFVVDADGRTRRITQTPARERGAHLSPDGRTVYFLSSNNVWAVDVDGGGPVRQITDLRTDDAPKQDTTKGQRGYLENQQRELFGVIRDRRAQRLHGQEVDSLRRGVPPVYLGKNSTVASAEVSPSGRYLLLGVGQRVEGEKAVIVANFVTESGYTDTLKVRGKVGEVQAFQRAAMVDLATGRVSWIEPEAKERKLTLTALSWSPRSDRALLMGIPADYKDRWIYVAGPDAKTTTIDHIHDDAWVGGPGFFSAGWLPDERVWFVSERTGWAHLYTVGATGGDARAVTAGRWEVRDVQLSRDGRTFFVATSETHPGEQNLYAVSADGGARTRLTPLDGWTDAQVSPDGRWIALLRSTADAPPELYLMPNRAGAQPRQVTRSTTAEFRTGPWIRPQVVEVPTRDGQTAYARIYRPRELGAQPNGAAILFVHGAGYLQDAHRGWSTYYREYLFNHLLASRGYTVMDVDYRGSAGYGAAWRTGIYRHMGGKDLDDEVDAARWLVANEGVDAKRIGMYGGSYGGFMTLMALFTQPDVIRSGAALRSVTNWANYNHGYTSRILNLPQDDSVAYRQSSPIYFAEGLKGDLLMLHGMVDTNVNFQDIVELNQRLIELGKTHWELAVYPVEDHGFVRPESWTDEYRRILELFERTLQSPAR, encoded by the coding sequence ATGACCCCGTCGAGAAGCCTGGGCGCGGCCCTGGCGGCGCTCGCCGTCGCCGCGACCGCGTCCGCGCAGACCGCGGCGCCCGCGCGCACCGCGCCGGCGTTCGAGCTGACCGTCGCCAGCATCATGCGCGGGCCGCTGCTGGTGGGCCGCTCGCCCGACGAGGTGCGCTGGTCCGCCGACTCGCGCGCCGTGTGGTACCGCTGGCGCGAGCCCGAGGCCCGCGACACCGCCACGCACCTGTACCGCGTCGCGGCCGAAGGCGGCGCCCCCGTGGCCGTGGCCGACACCGCCGCGTTCTGGGCCGCCCCCGCCGAGACGGGCCGCTGGACCGCCGCCCGCACGCGCCGCGCCGAAGAGCGCAGCGGCGACATCTTCGTGGTGGACGCCGACGGGCGCACGCGCCGCATCACCCAGACGCCGGCCCGCGAGCGGGGCGCGCACCTCTCGCCCGATGGGCGCACCGTCTACTTTCTCAGCAGCAACAACGTCTGGGCGGTGGACGTGGACGGCGGCGGGCCCGTGCGCCAGATCACCGACCTGCGCACCGACGACGCGCCCAAGCAGGACACCACGAAGGGGCAGCGCGGCTACCTCGAGAACCAGCAGCGCGAGCTGTTCGGCGTCATCCGCGACCGCCGCGCGCAGCGGCTGCACGGGCAGGAGGTGGACTCGCTCCGCCGCGGGGTGCCGCCCGTCTACCTGGGGAAGAATTCGACGGTCGCGTCGGCCGAGGTGTCGCCGTCGGGGCGGTACCTTCTCCTCGGCGTCGGGCAGCGGGTGGAGGGCGAGAAGGCGGTGATCGTCGCCAACTTCGTCACCGAGAGCGGCTACACCGACACGCTAAAGGTCCGCGGCAAGGTGGGCGAGGTGCAGGCCTTCCAGCGCGCCGCGATGGTCGACCTGGCCACCGGGCGGGTGAGCTGGATCGAGCCGGAGGCGAAGGAGCGCAAGCTCACGCTCACCGCCTTGTCCTGGTCGCCGCGGTCCGACCGCGCGCTCCTCATGGGCATCCCCGCCGACTACAAGGACCGCTGGATCTACGTCGCCGGGCCCGACGCGAAGACGACCACCATCGACCACATCCACGACGACGCGTGGGTCGGCGGCCCCGGCTTCTTCTCCGCGGGATGGCTCCCCGACGAGCGCGTCTGGTTCGTGAGCGAGCGCACCGGCTGGGCGCACCTCTACACCGTCGGCGCGACGGGGGGAGACGCGCGGGCGGTGACGGCGGGGCGGTGGGAGGTGAGGGACGTGCAGCTCTCGCGCGACGGTCGCACCTTCTTCGTGGCGACCAGCGAGACGCACCCGGGTGAGCAGAACCTCTACGCCGTATCCGCGGACGGCGGGGCGCGCACCCGGCTGACCCCGCTGGACGGGTGGACGGACGCGCAGGTATCGCCCGACGGGCGCTGGATCGCGCTGCTGCGGTCGACGGCCGACGCGCCGCCGGAGCTGTACCTGATGCCCAACCGCGCCGGCGCCCAGCCGCGCCAGGTGACGCGCTCGACGACCGCCGAGTTCCGCACCGGGCCGTGGATCCGGCCGCAGGTGGTCGAGGTCCCCACGCGCGACGGGCAGACGGCGTACGCGCGCATCTACCGCCCGCGCGAGCTGGGCGCGCAGCCGAACGGCGCCGCCATCCTCTTCGTGCACGGCGCCGGCTATCTGCAGGACGCGCATCGCGGCTGGTCGACGTACTACCGCGAGTACCTGTTCAACCACCTGCTGGCGTCGCGCGGTTACACCGTGATGGACGTGGACTACCGCGGCTCGGCGGGGTACGGCGCGGCGTGGCGCACCGGCATCTACCGCCACATGGGCGGCAAGGACCTGGACGACGAGGTCGATGCCGCGCGCTGGCTGGTGGCCAACGAGGGGGTCGATGCGAAGCGGATCGGGATGTACGGCGGCTCGTACGGCGGGTTCATGACGCTGATGGCGCTCTTCACCCAGCCGGACGTGATCCGCTCGGGCGCGGCGCTGCGCTCGGTGACCAACTGGGCCAACTACAACCACGGCTACACCAGCCGCATCCTGAACCTGCCGCAGGACGATTCGGTGGCCTACCGCCAGTCCTCGCCCATCTACTTCGCCGAGGGATTGAAGGGCGACCTGCTGATGCTGCACGGGATGGTGGACACCAACGTGAACTTCCAGGACATCGTGGAGCTGAACCAGCGGCTGATCGAGCTGGGGAAGACCCACTGGGAGCTGGCCGTGTACCCGGTCGAGGACCACGGCTTCGTGCGCCCCGAGTCGTGGACCGACGAGTACCGCCGCATCCTGGAGCTGTTCGAGCGCACGCTGCAAAGCCCGGCCAGATAG
- a CDS encoding DUF6036 family nucleotidyltransferase, with translation MRRFELEHAIRAACDISDREEVVIVDSQAVLAQFPRAPDEITYSREVDIFADHDPVATDLIDGVLGEFSQFSSTHGFYVHGIGPETAVLPEGWRERLVPVRNENTRGCTGWCLEVHDVAASKLVAGREKDLDYVAALFRHAMIAAAVLDVRIAALPVPEDRRAHLARVAARLAREAAAGG, from the coding sequence ATGCGGCGCTTTGAGCTGGAGCACGCGATCCGCGCCGCGTGCGACATCTCCGATCGCGAGGAGGTGGTGATCGTCGACAGCCAAGCCGTGCTTGCGCAGTTCCCTCGCGCACCCGACGAGATCACCTACTCGCGTGAGGTCGACATCTTCGCCGACCATGACCCGGTCGCCACCGATCTTATCGACGGCGTGCTTGGTGAGTTCTCGCAGTTCAGCAGCACGCACGGCTTCTACGTGCACGGGATCGGGCCGGAGACGGCGGTGCTGCCGGAGGGGTGGCGGGAACGGCTGGTGCCGGTGCGGAACGAGAACACGCGCGGGTGCACCGGGTGGTGCCTGGAGGTCCACGACGTGGCCGCGAGCAAGCTGGTGGCGGGGCGGGAGAAGGACCTGGACTACGTCGCCGCGCTGTTCCGGCACGCGATGATCGCGGCGGCGGTGCTCGACGTGCGGATCGCCGCGCTGCCGGTGCCGGAGGACCGGCGGGCGCACCTCGCGCGCGTGGCCGCCCGGCTGGCGCGCGAAGCCGCGGCGGGCGGGTGA
- a CDS encoding CsbD family protein, with protein MNDGLGNQLEGQGKDLKGRVKDAVGGLTGDESLQGEGKLDRLKGKIQDTFGKGEEDVGRKL; from the coding sequence ATGAATGACGGCCTCGGCAACCAGCTCGAGGGGCAGGGCAAGGACCTGAAGGGCCGCGTGAAGGACGCGGTCGGCGGCCTGACGGGCGACGAGAGCCTGCAGGGCGAGGGCAAGCTCGACCGCCTGAAGGGGAAGATCCAGGACACCTTCGGCAAGGGCGAGGAAGACGTCGGCCGCAAGCTCTGA